The following are encoded together in the Natator depressus isolate rNatDep1 chromosome 10, rNatDep2.hap1, whole genome shotgun sequence genome:
- the CLPX gene encoding ATP-dependent clpX-like chaperone, mitochondrial isoform X3 — protein MSKDGSGDGNKKSVSEGGSKKSSSGSSGKGGNQLRCPKCGDLCTHVETFVSSTRFVKCEKCHHFFVVLSEADSKKSIIKEPESAAEAVKLAFQQKPPPPPKKIYNYLDKYVVGQCFAKKVLSVAVYNHYKRIYNNIPVNLRQQAEVEKQTSLTPRELEIRRREDEYRFTKLLQIAGISPHGNALGASMQQQVNQQMPQEKRGGEVLDSTHDDIKLEKSNILLLGPTGSGKTLLAQTLAKCLDVPFAICDCTTLTQAGYVGEDIESVIAKLLQDANYSVEKAQQGIVFLDEVDKIGSVPGIHQLRDVGGEGVQQGLLKLLEGTIVNVPEKNSRKLRGETVQVDTTNVLFVASGAFNGLDRIISRRKNEKYLGFGTPSNLGKGRRAAAAADLANISAESNTQQDSEEKDRLLRHVEARDLIEFGMIPEFVGRLPVVVPLHSLDEKTLVRILTEPRNAVVPQYQALFSMDKCELTVTEDALKAIARLALDRKTGARGLRSIMEKLLLEPMFEVPNSDIVCVEVDKEVVDGKKEPGYIRAPTKDTSEEEYDSGVEEEGWPRQADAANN, from the exons CTTCCACCCGTTTTGTGAAGTGTGAAAAATGTCACCATTTTTTTGTTGTGCTGTCAGAGGCAGACTCAAAGAAGAGCATCATTAAAGAGCCTGAATCAGCAGCAGAAGCTGTGAAATTGGCATTCCAACAAAAGCCACCTCCTCCGCCGAAAAAA attTACAACTACCTCGACAAGTATGTTGTTGGTCAGTGTTTTGCCAAGAAGGTGCTTTCAGTCGCTGTGTACAATCATTACAAAAGAATATACAACAATATCCCAGTTAATCTGAGACAGCAAGCAGAAGTTGAAAAGCAGACTTCTTTAACACCAAGAG aattagaaataagaagaCGGGAGGATGAGTACAGATTTACAA AACTTCTGCAGATTGCTGGAATAAGTCCCCATGGTAATGCTTTAGGAGCATCAATGCAGCAACAAGTGAACCAGCAGATGCCTCAGGAGAAACGAGGAGGCGAAGTACTAGATTCAACCCATGATGACATAAAGCTTGAAAAAAGTAATATTTTGCTTCTTGGACCAACTGGGTCAG gtAAAACCCTGCTGGCTCAGACTCTAGCTAAATGCCTTGATGTACCTTTTGCTATCTGTGATTGTACTACCTTGACTCAAGCTGGCTATGTAGGTGAAGATATTGAATCTGTTATTGCAAAACTACTGCAAGATGCCAACTACAGTGTTGAAAAAGCTCAACAAG GAATTGTTTTTCTGGATGAAGTAGATAAGATTGGCAGTGTGCCAGGCATTCATCAGTTACGGGATGTAGGAGGAGAAGGCGTCCAACAA GGCTTGTTAAAGTTACTAGAAGGTACAATAGTAAATGTTCCAGAAAAAAATTCCCGTAAGTTACGTGGAGAAACGGTGCAGGTTGATACAACAAATGTCCTCTTTGTAGCTTCTGGTGCCTTTAATGGTCTTGACAGAAtcatcagcaggaggaaaaatgaaAAG TATCTTGGTTTTGGCACGCCATCTAATTTGGGGAAAGGCAGaagggctgctgcagcagctgaccTCGCTAACATAAGTGCGGAGTCCAATACACAGCAAGATAGTGAAGAAAAAGATCGCTTGTTGCGGCATGTGGAAGCCAGAGATCTTATTGAATTTGGCATGATTCCAGAGTTTGTGGGACGGTTACCTGTGGTGGTTCCCCTGCATAGCCTGGATGAGAAAACACTTGTACGGATTCTTACTGAGCCACGAAATGCTGTGGTTCCTCAATACCAGGCATTATTCAGCATGGACAAG TGTGAATTGACTGTGACTGAGGATGCATTGAAGGCTATAGCCAGACTGGCGCTAGACAGAAAGACTGGTGCAAGAGGTCTTCGATCTATAATG GAAAAGTTATTGCTGGAGCCCATGTTTGAAGTACCCAATTCTGACATTGTATGTGTGGAGGTTGACAAAGAAGTTGTGGATGGCAAAAAAGAACCAGGATACATTAG ggCTCCGACTAAAGATACTTCTGAAGAAGAGTATGACTCGGGAGTTGAAGAGGAAGGCTGGCCTCGTCAAGCAGATGCTGCAAACAATTAA